A genomic stretch from Chitinophagales bacterium includes:
- a CDS encoding EVE domain-containing protein — MAKYFLICASRDHVLKGVTGGFAQAGHGRKDLISKPSKGDWLVFYSSKDKFENGIPLQKFTALGQVVDEEPYQPNTRDNFKPYRRNVKFKNSQEVEIRPLLARLTFIKNKKEWGFYFISGFREIAKEDFDIIKNAMK; from the coding sequence ATGGCTAAGTATTTTCTTATTTGTGCAAGCAGAGACCATGTCCTCAAAGGTGTAACAGGTGGTTTTGCACAGGCAGGGCACGGCAGAAAAGATTTGATTAGCAAACCCTCAAAAGGTGATTGGCTTGTATTCTATTCATCAAAAGACAAATTTGAAAACGGTATACCATTACAAAAATTTACCGCTCTTGGACAAGTTGTTGATGAAGAACCTTATCAACCAAATACAAGGGACAACTTTAAACCTTACAGACGGAATGTTAAATTTAAGAATAGTCAGGAAGTTGAAATTCGTCCTTTACTTGCGCGCCTTACTTTTATTAAGAATAAAAAAGAGTGGGGGTTTTATTTCATTAGCGGTTTTCGTGAAATTGCAAAGGAAGACTTTGACATAATAAAGAACGCAATGAAATAG